A single window of Oncorhynchus clarkii lewisi isolate Uvic-CL-2024 chromosome 10, UVic_Ocla_1.0, whole genome shotgun sequence DNA harbors:
- the LOC139418136 gene encoding beta-galactosidase-1-like protein 2 — translation MVVLRIRKAHKRRYALLCLSIVGFIMYRYLGTAPGGRRMSRRVGLSANSSQFTLEGETFRILGGSVHYFRVPRAYWRDRLMKMKACGINTLTTYVPWSLHQPERGVFHFQTELDLEAYINLAAEVGLWVILRPGPYICSELDLGGLPSWLLRDESMRLRTTHPGFAEAVNTFFDKLIPKVVPLQFKKGGPIIAVQLENEYGSFAMDNTYMPFIKEALQSRGINELLLTSDNHEGLKEGGVTGVIRTVNLQKLNQGDIKYLNAIQPNSPMMVMECWTGWFDAWGDLHHVLAQEDMVSAVREILRRGMSINLYMFHGGTNFGFMSGALTNPIYKALITSYDYDAPLSESGEYTPKYHLLRDLFSQYHSEKLPDMPALRWKETYEPAIMYQHLSLWDALTFAEEPFKSPTPVNMENLPVNSGNGQSYGYTLYETIITSGGSLKSGDNVRDRALVFVDRHYIGIFKHQNLELAVPDGKEKRTLSLLVENCGRVHYGKALDKQRKGLVGDILLNNSPLRDFTIYSLDMKTSFIDSLNQAPWMSLPHVPSFPGFFLGRMFTYGYPSDTFVKLPGWGKGVVFINGLNLGRHWYIGPQQTLYLPGPFLNSGVNQVIVFEEQEADNKITFEETPDLGMAVDIQ, via the exons ATGGTTGTTCTAAGAATAAGGAAAGCCCACAAAAGACGTTATGCACTTTTATGTTTGAGCATTGTTGGCTTCATCATGTACCGGTACCTGGG TACTGCGCCCGGAGGCAGGAGAATGAGCAGGAGAGTAGGTTTGAGTGCCAACTCGTCCCAGTTCACCTTGGAGGGAGAAACATTCCGTATTCTGGGGGGATCCGTCCACTACTTCCGGGTCCCTAGAGCCTACTGGAGAGACCGCCTGATGAAAATGAAGGCTTGTGGCATCAACACCCTCACTAC ATATGTACCATGGAGCTTACATCAGCCAGAGAGAGGGGTTTTCCACTTCCAAACAGAGTTGGATTTAGA AGCCTACATTAACTTGGCTGCTGAGGTAGGACTCTGGGTGATCCTGCGTCCAGGGCCATACATTTGCTCTGAGCTCGACCTAGGAGGGCTGCCGAG TTGGCTTCTTCGTGACGAGAGTATGAGGTTGAGGACTACTCACCCAGGATTTGCTGAGGCAGTCAATACGTTCTTTGACAAGCTCATTCCAAAAGTGGTTCCTCTACAG tTCAAGAAAGGAGGGCCCATCATTGCTGTACAGTTGGAAAATGAATATGGATCATTTGCAATGGATAACACTTACATGCCTTTCATCAAGGAG GCTCTACAGTCCAGAGGAATCAATGAGCTCTTACTGACGTCAGATAACCATGAGGGATTAAAAGAAGGGGGTGTGACGGGAG TAATCAGAACAGTGAATCTACAGAAACTAAATCAGGGGGACATCAAGTATTTGAATGCTATTCAG CCCAATAGCCCCATGATGGTGATGGAGTGCTGGACAGGCTGGTTTGATGCATGGGGAGACCTCCACCATGTCCTCGCTCAAGAGG ATATGGTTTCTGCTGTACGGGAGATTCTGAGACGCGGCATGTCCATCAACCTGTACATGTTCCACGGAGGGACTAACTTTGGCTTCATGAGTGGAGCACTGACAAACCCAATCTACAAGGCACTAATCACAAGCTATG ATTATGATGCACCTCTGTCCGAATCGGGAGAATACACGCCAAAGTATCACCTTCTCAGGGATCTATTCAGTCAGTACCACA GTGAGAAGCTCCCTGATATGCCAGCCCTGCGTTGGAAGGAGACGTATGAGCCAGCCATCATGTACCAGCACCTCTCTCTGTGGGACGCCTTGACCTTCGCTGAGGAG CCATTTAAATCACCAACCCCAGTCAACATGGAGAATCTCCCAGTGAACAGTGGGAATGGCCAGTCCTATGGCTATACCCTCTATGAGACCATTATAACCAGTGGAGGCTCCCTCAAGTCTGGAGACAATGTACGGGACAGAGCCCTG GTGTTTGTGGACAGACACTACATTGGCATTTTCAAGCATCAGAATCTGGAGCTAGCGGTGCCTGATGGAAAG GAGAAACGGACATTGAGCTTACTGGTTGAGAACTGTGGACGAGTTCACTATGGGAAAGCTCTAGATAAACAGCGCAAAG GTCTCGTAGGTGACATTCTATTGAACAACAGTCCTTTGAGGGACTTCACGATATACAGTCTGGATATGAAAACCAGCTTTATTGATAG CCTCAACCAGGCGCCTTGGATGTCCCTTCCGCACGTTCCCAGTTTCCCTGGATTCTTCCTGGGAAGAATGTTTACCTACGGCTATCCAAGTGACACCTTCGTCAAGCTACCA GGCTGGGGCAAAGGGGTGGTCTTCATCAATGGTTTGAACCTGGGGCGCCACTGGTATATCGGCCCCCAGCAAACACTCTACCTCCCAGGACCTTTTCTCAACAGTGGAGTAAACCAG GTCATTGTGTTTGAAGAGCAGGAAGCTGATAATAAAATCACGTTTGAAGAGACTCCTGATCTGGGCATGGCTGTGGACATTCAGTAA